The following proteins are encoded in a genomic region of Halomicroarcula saliterrae:
- a CDS encoding Zn-dependent hydrolase gives MQDRKAFDGLDGDTVTATPFSVDGERLRRDIERNAQFGAVPTEEGQARTVLPGTEPNRGARQHLVDRMIQAELTVDVDAVGNIAGTWEPDSCDPDAPPVAVGSHLDSVPYGGIFDGPLGVYAGLEAVRALQSAGTPVSRPVTVVSFTGEEGTRFADGVLGSSVAAGQLDADVALDRSDGTETLEEALAEIGFHGEGRLDASSWHAWLELHVEQSDRLEQWGLPAGVVTTISGTTRLHVTIDGKADHTGTTPMAARSDALAAASELVLTLERVAQSETEHSDTAVATVGELTVDPGAVNVVPGKVELSADIRDVEYTVIKRIVGAVHDELASLEDDRGVATAVECSYDVAPVDMAPRCRKALHDAGDAVGVGTTDIHSGAGHDSMQIARVTDAGLLFAPSDNGHSHNKLEWTDWPACTATTEILTAALASLAGDVNEQDATRSK, from the coding sequence ATGCAAGACCGCAAAGCGTTCGACGGTCTGGACGGTGACACGGTGACGGCTACGCCGTTCTCGGTCGACGGTGAGCGCCTCCGGCGGGACATCGAACGGAACGCGCAGTTCGGCGCGGTCCCAACCGAGGAGGGACAAGCCCGGACCGTGTTGCCGGGCACGGAGCCCAACCGCGGCGCCCGGCAGCATCTCGTCGACCGGATGATTCAGGCAGAGCTGACGGTCGATGTCGACGCCGTCGGCAACATCGCCGGCACCTGGGAACCGGACAGCTGTGACCCCGACGCCCCGCCGGTGGCCGTCGGGAGCCATCTGGATTCCGTTCCGTACGGCGGCATATTCGACGGGCCCCTCGGCGTGTACGCGGGGCTAGAAGCCGTCCGAGCGCTGCAGTCGGCCGGCACACCGGTTTCGCGTCCAGTCACCGTCGTGAGTTTCACTGGCGAAGAGGGAACGCGGTTCGCGGACGGCGTTCTCGGCTCGTCGGTCGCTGCTGGCCAGCTGGACGCGGACGTCGCACTCGACCGCTCAGACGGCACGGAAACGCTCGAAGAGGCGCTGGCGGAGATCGGTTTCCACGGCGAGGGCCGTCTGGACGCGAGTAGCTGGCACGCCTGGCTCGAACTCCACGTAGAACAGAGCGACCGACTCGAACAGTGGGGGCTCCCTGCGGGCGTCGTGACGACGATATCGGGCACCACCCGCCTCCACGTGACTATCGACGGCAAGGCAGATCACACCGGAACGACGCCGATGGCGGCCCGGAGCGATGCGCTTGCGGCCGCCAGCGAACTGGTCTTGACGCTCGAACGGGTGGCCCAGTCCGAGACGGAACACAGCGACACCGCCGTCGCGACCGTAGGTGAACTCACCGTCGACCCCGGGGCGGTCAACGTGGTCCCTGGCAAAGTGGAGCTCAGTGCCGATATCCGCGATGTCGAGTATACGGTGATCAAACGTATCGTCGGTGCGGTCCACGACGAGCTCGCATCACTGGAGGACGATCGCGGAGTCGCGACAGCGGTCGAATGTTCCTACGACGTGGCCCCGGTCGATATGGCGCCCCGATGTCGCAAGGCCCTGCACGATGCCGGTGACGCCGTCGGCGTCGGCACGACCGACATTCACTCGGGAGCGGGCCACGACAGCATGCAAATCGCCAGAGTGACCGATGCGGGGTTGCTGTTTGCTCCCTCCGACAACGGCCACTCGCACAACAAGCTGGAGTGGACTGACTGGCCCGCCTGCACCGCGACGACCGAGATACTCACCGCGGCCCTCGCATCCCTCGCCGGCGACGTTAACGAACAAGACGCAACTCGAAGCAAATGA
- the uraH gene encoding hydroxyisourate hydrolase translates to MSAGLTTHVLDTGSEGPAPGVEVTLQRLDESGDMETVTSGTTNEDGRLDEPLLTPEQMAAGTYQLLFDVGAYYREQSAESSFLETVPVRFRIDDPEEHYHVPLLLSPGGYTTYRGS, encoded by the coding sequence ATGAGCGCCGGGCTCACGACACACGTCCTCGATACGGGCAGTGAAGGGCCGGCGCCCGGCGTGGAGGTGACACTCCAGCGACTGGACGAGTCGGGCGATATGGAGACGGTGACCAGCGGGACGACGAACGAAGACGGCAGGCTCGACGAGCCGTTGTTGACGCCCGAACAGATGGCGGCGGGAACCTACCAGTTGCTGTTCGACGTGGGCGCGTACTACAGGGAGCAGTCGGCCGAGTCGAGCTTTCTCGAAACAGTCCCGGTCCGGTTTCGCATCGACGACCCGGAGGAACACTACCACGTACCGCTCTTGCTGTCGCCGGGCGGATACACGACATACCGGGGGAGCTAA
- a CDS encoding IclR family transcriptional regulator: MTEPNTPRTLKTVTTATEVIDALATLDSAGVTALADHLGLSKSTTYTHLQTLESAGLVTKHGTDYQLSYKFLQLGEYVKHRSLLYQVGKPEVDRLADDIGQYCHLVSEENGRGVNLYKIRGETAVGDEYQAAKLQHRDRLHMTAAGKAILSALERERVEEIIETHGLPRWTEHTITDPDELFETLSEIRERGYAYNDEEEIEGLRAVGAPICDREGLVLGALSVSGPTSFLKGGTFRQAIPERIVSAANVIEVNINMSKQSDKLAGDQ, encoded by the coding sequence ATGACGGAGCCGAACACCCCGCGCACGCTGAAAACGGTCACCACGGCGACGGAGGTTATCGACGCGCTCGCCACGCTCGACAGCGCTGGCGTGACCGCACTCGCAGACCACCTCGGGCTCTCGAAGAGTACGACGTACACCCACCTGCAGACGCTCGAATCGGCCGGCCTGGTCACGAAACACGGCACCGATTACCAGCTCTCGTATAAGTTCCTGCAGCTGGGCGAGTACGTGAAACACCGGAGTCTGCTGTACCAGGTCGGGAAGCCCGAAGTGGACCGGCTGGCGGACGATATCGGACAGTACTGTCACCTCGTGAGCGAGGAGAACGGTCGCGGAGTGAACCTGTACAAAATTCGGGGGGAGACAGCGGTCGGAGACGAGTATCAGGCCGCCAAACTCCAGCATCGAGACCGGCTGCACATGACTGCCGCGGGCAAAGCGATTCTCTCGGCACTCGAACGTGAACGCGTCGAGGAGATTATCGAAACCCACGGGCTCCCGCGGTGGACGGAACACACGATTACCGATCCCGACGAGTTGTTCGAGACGTTGTCCGAAATACGGGAACGCGGATACGCGTACAATGACGAGGAAGAAATCGAAGGACTGCGGGCCGTTGGGGCACCTATCTGTGACCGAGAGGGTCTCGTACTCGGAGCACTGAGCGTCTCCGGTCCAACCAGCTTTCTCAAAGGGGGGACGTTCCGCCAGGCGATTCCTGAGCGTATCGTGAGTGCCGCTAACGTCATCGAGGTGAATATCAATATGTCCAAACAGAGCGATAAGCTCGCCGGTGACCAGTAG
- a CDS encoding archaea-specific SMC-related protein, whose amino-acid sequence MWELSLRNTAGIKSGTATLESGLNTVQASNFKGKSSFIRAIQIVMGTASMGDRADLTEGASEGRVTLDTPETAYEVTLQRSETGAVTRHGDPYLTADRALVCARLFAFLGEDNEIRARVRAGEDLTDLLQRPIDIEDIDAQIADLRNERDSVVRRLETAERAAENLPSVTEAISRLESELKELRERRDQLGDRVGESPDDGSLSDDLADRRSEVSTAEQTVTRLEKQIERKETALAEKTEELETLEVPDEVTFAADIQEREERIDELGLQIDLLEGVHRANQRVLEEDEVTLVSSVESSLTADEFDCWVCGETTTAEDIEARLESLEVKLTELRSEKRSLTEEIEAVKREQEQVRQQRQTRRQLEETVGDLRADLDELRGELHRARDRRSSLQEAVDELASQVEAAETELNEQLTDIKAEIRTAESELDDQRSRRDELREQSQEATRLRTEKQDLTERIADLRNRKKKKQLELKEQFDTAMDEAISQFAPGFDGARLDVQTTADGEVDAFELVIARDGRETEIGALSEGERELVGIVVAVAGFRTFDVADIVPVILLDGISQLSADNLRRLIDYLDGASEMLVTTAYPEAGEFSGNTIRPTEWETISDEEAPVA is encoded by the coding sequence ATGTGGGAACTGAGCCTTCGCAACACTGCGGGCATCAAATCAGGCACTGCGACGCTGGAGTCCGGTCTCAACACCGTCCAGGCGTCGAATTTTAAAGGCAAATCGAGCTTTATCCGGGCGATACAGATTGTGATGGGCACGGCCAGCATGGGCGACCGGGCGGATTTGACCGAAGGGGCGAGCGAAGGTAGGGTCACGCTCGACACACCAGAGACCGCGTACGAGGTGACGCTGCAGCGGTCTGAGACCGGAGCAGTGACGCGACACGGTGACCCGTACCTCACAGCGGACCGGGCCCTCGTCTGCGCTCGTCTGTTCGCATTTCTCGGTGAGGACAACGAAATACGTGCGCGGGTGCGAGCCGGCGAAGACCTGACTGACCTCCTACAGCGACCGATCGATATCGAAGATATCGACGCACAGATCGCGGATCTGCGAAACGAGCGTGACTCGGTGGTGCGCCGCCTCGAAACCGCTGAACGGGCAGCAGAGAATCTCCCGAGCGTCACAGAGGCCATCTCCCGTCTGGAGTCGGAACTGAAAGAACTCCGAGAGCGCCGAGACCAACTCGGCGACCGCGTGGGCGAATCCCCCGACGATGGCTCGCTGAGTGACGACCTCGCAGACCGACGGAGCGAGGTCTCGACGGCCGAACAGACGGTCACCCGGCTCGAAAAGCAGATCGAACGCAAGGAGACAGCGCTGGCGGAGAAAACGGAGGAGTTAGAGACACTCGAAGTACCGGACGAGGTGACGTTCGCGGCGGACATTCAGGAACGCGAGGAGCGTATCGACGAGCTCGGACTGCAGATAGACCTGCTGGAAGGAGTTCACCGGGCGAATCAGCGCGTCTTAGAGGAGGACGAGGTCACGCTGGTCTCGTCGGTCGAGAGCAGTCTGACGGCGGACGAATTCGACTGCTGGGTGTGTGGTGAGACGACGACCGCCGAAGATATCGAGGCGCGACTGGAGTCGCTCGAAGTGAAGCTGACCGAACTCCGAAGCGAAAAGCGGTCGCTGACCGAGGAAATCGAGGCGGTCAAACGGGAACAGGAGCAGGTCAGGCAGCAACGCCAGACCAGACGGCAGCTCGAGGAAACGGTCGGTGACCTCAGGGCAGATCTCGACGAGCTCAGGGGGGAGCTACACAGGGCCAGAGACCGACGCTCGTCGCTTCAGGAGGCTGTCGACGAGCTCGCATCACAGGTCGAAGCGGCCGAAACGGAACTGAACGAACAACTCACGGACATCAAGGCTGAAATCAGGACCGCCGAGTCCGAACTGGACGACCAGCGTTCCCGACGGGACGAGCTCCGGGAGCAGAGCCAGGAAGCGACCCGGCTTCGCACCGAGAAACAGGACCTGACCGAGCGGATCGCAGACCTCCGCAATCGGAAGAAAAAGAAGCAACTGGAGCTCAAAGAGCAGTTCGATACGGCCATGGACGAGGCGATCTCGCAGTTCGCTCCCGGGTTCGACGGCGCTCGGCTGGACGTGCAAACCACCGCCGACGGTGAGGTAGACGCCTTCGAGCTGGTCATCGCACGGGACGGCCGCGAGACCGAGATCGGTGCGTTGAGCGAAGGGGAACGCGAGCTCGTCGGAATCGTCGTCGCCGTCGCCGGCTTCCGGACGTTCGATGTCGCCGACATCGTCCCCGTGATTCTCCTGGACGGTATCAGCCAACTGTCCGCGGATAACCTGCGACGGCTGATCGACTACCTCGACGGTGCCAGCGAGATGCTTGTCACTACCGCGTACCCCGAAGCCGGCGAGTTCAGCGGTAATACCATCCGCCCGACGGAGTGGGAGACGATTTCGGACGAAGAAGCACCGGTCGCGTAG
- a CDS encoding 5'-deoxyadenosine deaminase produces the protein MILSGTVLADSSTIIEDGAVVVTDSEIVAVGERDAVVPEFPALDEQRYDVLMPGLVGSHIHSVQSLGRGMSDDRELLDWLFDYILPMEATLSADEMEVAARLGYLELIETGTTTAIDHLSVSHAERAFEAAGDMGIRGLLGKVLMDRRSPVGLLEETEAALAESEALIREYHGAFDDRIRYAVTPRFAVTCSEACLRGARELADAYDGVRIHTHASENHDEIETVRADTGKRNIHWLHEVGLTGEDVVLAHCVWTDESERELLAETGTHVTHCPSSNMKLASGIAPVVDYLDRDINVALGNDGPPCNNTLDPFTEMKQASTLQKVDQLDPTAAPVETIFEMATINGAEAAGFDRLGKLKPGWRADIVGLSTDTTRATPLHDILSYVVFAARGEDVQFTMVDGSVLMEQGEVVVADADDIRAAAHEVAASLDLSDARIQARKQKP, from the coding sequence ATGATATTATCTGGCACAGTACTGGCAGATTCCAGTACGATTATCGAGGATGGTGCCGTTGTCGTTACCGATTCCGAAATTGTTGCTGTCGGAGAGCGTGACGCGGTCGTCCCGGAGTTTCCGGCCCTCGACGAGCAGCGCTACGACGTGCTCATGCCCGGGCTGGTGGGGAGTCACATTCACTCCGTGCAGAGTCTCGGACGAGGGATGTCGGATGACCGGGAGCTGCTCGACTGGCTGTTCGACTACATCCTGCCGATGGAGGCGACACTGAGCGCGGACGAGATGGAGGTGGCCGCCCGGCTGGGGTATCTGGAACTGATCGAGACGGGGACGACCACGGCCATCGACCACCTCTCGGTGTCCCACGCCGAACGGGCCTTCGAAGCGGCCGGCGACATGGGTATCCGCGGCCTGCTCGGCAAAGTGCTGATGGACCGTCGGTCGCCAGTCGGGTTGCTCGAAGAGACGGAGGCGGCCCTCGCGGAGTCGGAGGCGTTGATTCGGGAGTATCACGGCGCCTTCGACGATCGGATTCGCTACGCGGTCACCCCTCGGTTCGCGGTCACGTGCAGTGAGGCGTGTCTCCGCGGCGCCCGGGAGCTCGCCGACGCCTACGACGGCGTGCGAATCCACACACACGCCAGCGAGAACCACGACGAAATCGAGACCGTCAGAGCCGACACCGGCAAGCGGAACATCCACTGGCTCCACGAAGTCGGACTCACGGGTGAGGACGTGGTGCTGGCCCACTGTGTGTGGACCGACGAGTCTGAACGCGAACTGCTGGCCGAGACCGGCACGCACGTCACGCACTGTCCGTCCTCGAACATGAAACTCGCCAGCGGTATCGCCCCAGTCGTGGACTATCTCGACCGCGACATCAACGTCGCGCTCGGCAACGACGGACCGCCGTGTAACAACACGCTCGACCCGTTCACGGAGATGAAACAGGCGAGCACCCTGCAGAAGGTCGACCAGCTCGACCCGACGGCGGCGCCCGTCGAGACGATTTTCGAGATGGCGACGATAAACGGCGCCGAGGCCGCGGGCTTTGACCGTCTCGGCAAGCTCAAGCCCGGCTGGCGGGCCGATATCGTCGGGCTCTCGACGGACACGACGCGCGCGACGCCGCTCCACGACATCCTGTCGTACGTCGTGTTCGCGGCCCGCGGCGAGGACGTGCAGTTCACGATGGTCGACGGCTCGGTCCTCATGGAACAGGGCGAGGTGGTCGTAGCCGATGCCGACGATATCAGGGCGGCGGCTCACGAGGTGGCAGCGTCGCTGGACCTGTCGGACGCGCGGATCCAGGCCCGGAAACAGAAACCCTGA
- a CDS encoding DUF3830 family protein — protein sequence MSGLELVVDGEVFPATFLPDDAPESVAAVKDIAPLETELMHVRWSGHATWINIDDIDLPEIPRENHTVYPSCGDLLLYPGYRNEQEILVPCGPTCFKSPAGELAGNHFATLEAPRSALAELEERTLRDGVLSATLRISE from the coding sequence ATGAGCGGGCTCGAACTCGTCGTCGACGGAGAGGTGTTCCCCGCAACGTTCCTGCCCGACGACGCCCCCGAATCGGTCGCGGCAGTGAAGGATATCGCGCCGCTGGAGACGGAACTGATGCACGTTCGCTGGAGTGGCCACGCAACGTGGATCAACATCGACGACATCGACCTCCCCGAGATACCACGCGAAAACCACACAGTGTATCCCTCCTGTGGAGACCTGCTGCTGTATCCGGGATACCGGAACGAACAGGAGATACTGGTCCCCTGCGGGCCCACCTGTTTCAAGAGTCCGGCCGGGGAGTTGGCGGGCAATCACTTCGCGACCCTCGAGGCGCCGCGTAGCGCCCTCGCCGAACTGGAGGAGCGAACGTTGCGAGACGGCGTTCTCAGTGCGACGCTTCGTATCAGCGAGTAG
- the uraD gene encoding 2-oxo-4-hydroxy-4-carboxy-5-ureidoimidazoline decarboxylase, which translates to MPDTNIAELNELDRDRFVAVLGGVYEESPWVARGAYADQPFESVTDVATALEAVVRDASHERRLELLRAHPDLGEQTEMTDASAAEQSSAGLDQLRPELYEEFQRLNDLYRDRFGFPFIMAVKNESPEAIRAAMEQRVEQSEQEEFETALSEVHKIARLRLDDIVDSSVTRD; encoded by the coding sequence ATGCCAGACACGAACATAGCCGAACTCAACGAATTGGATAGGGACCGCTTCGTAGCTGTCCTCGGTGGCGTGTACGAAGAGTCACCCTGGGTCGCCCGAGGCGCGTACGCGGACCAGCCTTTCGAGTCCGTCACCGATGTCGCGACAGCGCTCGAAGCGGTGGTCCGGGACGCATCGCACGAGCGCCGGCTGGAGCTACTGCGCGCTCATCCCGACCTCGGTGAGCAGACCGAGATGACGGACGCGTCTGCGGCCGAACAGTCCTCGGCCGGCCTCGACCAGTTGCGTCCCGAACTGTACGAGGAGTTCCAGCGGCTGAACGACCTGTACCGGGACCGTTTTGGCTTCCCGTTCATCATGGCGGTCAAAAACGAGTCACCGGAAGCGATCAGAGCGGCGATGGAACAGCGGGTCGAGCAATCGGAGCAGGAGGAGTTCGAAACCGCTCTCTCGGAGGTTCACAAAATCGCTCGACTGCGTCTGGATGACATCGTCGACTCGTCGGTGACGCGCGACTGA
- a CDS encoding uracil-xanthine permease family protein — translation MSGPAATDSDSVVLYGIEDKPPLGKAIPLGIQHVLTMFLGNVAPPLILAGAIGTVTGETTFLVQMALIVAGVATIVQAFPIGPVGARLPVVMGTSFAFLGPLIAIGNEFGIAAVFGAALVAAPVEVAMGLSLDRFRNYFPPLVTGIVVMLIGLTLIPTGMNYAAGASAGPSAEGYGSFANLGLAGLVLIITVGLNQFFDGFLRVISVFAGIVVGYVAALAMGMVDLSAVAAAGWITVPTPLKYGLTFEPSAILTVAFLYLITGIETIGDISGTVSATGRDADEKELRGGLIADGVMSAFAAIFNAMPNTSYSQNVGLVNFTGVASRYVVGIGGVVLLVLGFVPKVGAIVSAMPDAVLGGGALILFAMIFASGARLIAQNVTLNHRNSTILALSMALGLGVAFRPEVLQQFPTEVQTLFGSALVTGGLSALVLNVVIPGGGVGTGPTAHTDGLDPDSAANIGPDASGTVDDD, via the coding sequence ATGAGTGGTCCAGCAGCCACCGATAGCGACTCCGTCGTACTGTATGGTATCGAAGACAAACCGCCCCTCGGGAAAGCGATACCGCTTGGCATCCAGCACGTGCTGACGATGTTCCTCGGGAACGTCGCGCCACCGCTCATCCTCGCCGGCGCAATCGGGACAGTGACGGGTGAGACGACGTTCCTCGTGCAGATGGCTCTCATTGTCGCCGGCGTCGCGACGATCGTCCAGGCCTTTCCAATCGGCCCGGTCGGCGCCCGGCTCCCCGTCGTGATGGGCACCAGTTTCGCGTTTCTCGGCCCGCTCATCGCCATCGGCAACGAGTTCGGTATCGCCGCAGTGTTCGGCGCGGCGCTGGTCGCCGCCCCCGTCGAGGTGGCGATGGGGCTCTCGCTCGACCGGTTCAGGAACTACTTCCCGCCGCTGGTCACTGGCATCGTGGTGATGCTCATCGGGCTCACGTTGATTCCGACCGGCATGAACTACGCGGCCGGAGCCTCCGCCGGTCCGTCGGCCGAGGGGTACGGCTCGTTCGCTAATCTCGGGCTCGCGGGACTGGTGCTGATTATCACTGTCGGACTCAATCAGTTCTTCGACGGCTTCCTCCGGGTCATCAGCGTCTTCGCCGGCATCGTCGTCGGCTACGTCGCGGCACTCGCCATGGGGATGGTCGACCTCTCGGCCGTCGCGGCCGCCGGCTGGATCACGGTCCCGACGCCCCTGAAGTACGGCCTTACCTTCGAGCCCAGCGCGATACTCACTGTCGCGTTCCTCTACCTCATCACGGGCATAGAGACCATCGGTGATATCTCCGGCACGGTCTCGGCCACCGGACGAGACGCCGACGAAAAGGAACTGCGCGGCGGGCTTATCGCCGACGGCGTGATGAGCGCCTTCGCTGCGATCTTCAACGCGATGCCGAACACGTCGTACTCCCAGAACGTCGGCCTCGTCAACTTCACCGGCGTCGCGAGCCGATACGTCGTCGGCATCGGGGGTGTGGTGTTGCTCGTTCTCGGGTTCGTTCCGAAAGTCGGGGCGATAGTTTCGGCGATGCCGGATGCCGTCCTCGGCGGCGGCGCGCTGATTCTGTTCGCGATGATCTTCGCCTCGGGTGCCCGTCTCATCGCCCAGAACGTCACGTTGAATCACCGCAACTCTACGATTCTGGCGCTCTCGATGGCGCTCGGGCTGGGCGTGGCGTTCCGACCGGAGGTCCTCCAGCAGTTCCCGACCGAAGTGCAGACGCTGTTCGGGTCCGCGCTGGTGACGGGCGGGCTGTCGGCACTTGTGCTCAATGTCGTCATCCCCGGCGGCGGTGTCGGTACGGGACCGACCGCACACACGGACGGACTGGACCCTGATTCAGCGGCTAATATCGGGCCCGACGCGTCCGGAACGGTGGATGACGACTGA
- the pucL gene encoding factor-independent urate hydroxylase → MTRDSQSDEGRTMNYGKEKIRVYRTYATPLEGIETIPESSFDGRPNTLFGMDVRVRVEGEAFLPSFSEGDNSMVVATDSMKNFVHHHVGEYEGATLEGFLEHVGTALLETYEQMESVEISATEIPFEERLVPDEDGFDESELVFGVADGESAYGELVLDSGEDGPVLEDQRSGVTDIELVKVKDNSFTGFVQDEYTTLPERENRTLYVAMDIFWSYADAGAALAPESDQYVPAEQVRDIAQVVFDELDVNSIQDLIYQVGLRVLERFPQLETVGFEANNRTWIGVRDDLEGDAKVLREPDVPTGFQQFSMDRDDLEAETE, encoded by the coding sequence ATGACCCGCGATTCACAGAGCGACGAGGGTCGGACGATGAACTACGGGAAGGAGAAAATCAGAGTCTATCGCACGTACGCGACCCCGCTGGAGGGCATCGAGACGATTCCGGAGTCGTCCTTCGACGGACGGCCGAACACCCTCTTCGGGATGGACGTCCGTGTCCGGGTCGAAGGTGAGGCCTTCCTTCCGTCGTTCAGCGAGGGCGACAACAGCATGGTGGTCGCGACTGACTCGATGAAGAACTTCGTCCACCACCACGTGGGCGAGTACGAGGGCGCGACGCTCGAGGGGTTCCTCGAACACGTCGGCACAGCCCTGCTGGAGACGTACGAGCAGATGGAATCGGTCGAGATATCGGCTACAGAAATCCCTTTCGAGGAGCGGCTAGTCCCCGACGAGGACGGCTTCGACGAGAGCGAGCTCGTTTTCGGCGTCGCGGACGGTGAGTCAGCCTACGGAGAACTCGTTCTCGACAGCGGCGAAGACGGCCCGGTACTCGAAGACCAGCGCAGCGGGGTGACGGACATCGAACTCGTCAAGGTCAAAGACAACTCCTTCACTGGCTTCGTGCAAGACGAGTACACGACGCTCCCCGAACGGGAAAACCGGACGCTGTATGTGGCGATGGATATCTTCTGGAGCTACGCCGACGCCGGAGCCGCGCTCGCCCCGGAGTCGGACCAGTACGTGCCCGCGGAACAGGTGCGTGATATCGCACAGGTCGTGTTCGACGAACTCGACGTCAACTCGATACAGGACCTCATCTACCAGGTCGGGCTCCGGGTGCTCGAACGCTTCCCGCAACTCGAAACGGTCGGCTTCGAGGCCAACAACCGGACGTGGATCGGCGTCCGGGACGACCTGGAGGGTGACGCCAAGGTGCTGCGCGAGCCGGACGTCCCGACCGGCTTCCAGCAGTTCTCCATGGACCGCGACGATCTGGAGGCGGAGACCGAATGA
- a CDS encoding D-2-hydroxyacid dehydrogenase yields MTDIVVLDHKIHGLSAADYAAALRETLPEYDIALARTPAEKAELLETATVATGYQISEAQVESADSLSLFICTFAGTGHLPLETLEANGVTVENASGVHGPNIAEQVLGNVLTFVRRLDQGWRQEQRSSWNHYQAGELKGSTATVVGQGPIGRTIVDRLNAFDVTTVGVRYTPSKGGPADEVIGFEDDAIHDALARTDHLVLACPLTELTAELVDEEALLLLPTHATLVNVARGEIVDTDALVDALRTNKIRGAALDVTAPEPLPADSPLWELENCHITPHNAGHTPKYWDRCAEIVETAVAEL; encoded by the coding sequence ATGACGGACATCGTCGTGCTGGATCACAAGATCCACGGCCTCTCCGCGGCCGACTACGCCGCGGCCCTGCGAGAGACGCTCCCGGAATACGACATCGCGCTCGCACGGACCCCGGCGGAGAAAGCCGAACTGCTGGAGACGGCGACTGTCGCCACCGGCTACCAGATTTCCGAGGCGCAAGTCGAGTCCGCTGATTCGCTGTCGCTGTTCATCTGTACGTTCGCTGGCACCGGCCACCTCCCGCTGGAGACACTCGAAGCCAACGGCGTTACCGTGGAGAACGCGTCGGGTGTCCACGGGCCGAACATCGCCGAGCAGGTGCTCGGAAACGTCCTCACCTTCGTCCGTCGGCTCGACCAGGGGTGGCGACAGGAGCAGCGCTCCTCGTGGAACCATTACCAGGCGGGCGAACTCAAAGGCTCGACCGCGACCGTCGTCGGGCAGGGACCAATCGGCCGGACCATCGTCGACCGACTGAACGCCTTCGATGTGACGACGGTCGGTGTCCGGTACACCCCGTCGAAGGGCGGCCCCGCCGACGAGGTCATCGGGTTCGAGGACGACGCCATCCACGACGCACTGGCTCGGACGGACCATCTCGTGTTGGCCTGCCCGCTGACCGAGCTGACGGCCGAGCTCGTCGACGAGGAGGCGCTGTTGTTACTGCCGACGCACGCGACGCTTGTCAACGTCGCGCGCGGTGAGATCGTCGACACCGACGCGCTGGTCGACGCGCTACGGACCAACAAGATCCGCGGGGCGGCGCTGGACGTGACGGCGCCCGAGCCCCTGCCGGCCGACAGCCCGCTGTGGGAGCTGGAGAACTGTCACATCACGCCGCACAACGCCGGCCACACGCCGAAGTACTGGGACCGGTGTGCGGAGATAGTCGAGACGGCAGTCGCCGAACTGTAA